A region from the Saccharomonospora azurea NA-128 genome encodes:
- a CDS encoding VOC family protein produces MAREVQVTFDCADPAAVAAFWAEVLGYRLMDPPKGFASWTEALDAMGIPPERHNDVSAVVDPEGAGPKVLFMRVPEGKQVKNRVHLDVRAAPGLRGEERMAALEAEAERLVSLGATRLRRYEPDGPLAMGHIVMADVEGNEFCLD; encoded by the coding sequence ATGGCCCGTGAAGTGCAAGTGACGTTCGACTGTGCCGACCCGGCCGCGGTGGCGGCGTTCTGGGCCGAGGTCCTCGGCTACCGGCTGATGGATCCCCCGAAGGGCTTCGCGTCGTGGACCGAGGCGCTCGACGCCATGGGAATCCCGCCGGAGCGCCACAACGACGTGTCGGCGGTGGTCGACCCGGAGGGCGCGGGACCGAAGGTGCTCTTCATGCGGGTCCCGGAGGGCAAGCAGGTGAAGAACCGGGTCCACCTCGACGTGCGCGCCGCTCCGGGACTGCGCGGGGAGGAGCGCATGGCGGCCCTGGAGGCGGAGGCGGAGCGGCTGGTGTCCCTCGGCGCCACCCGGCTCCGGCGGTACGAACCGGACGGGCCGCTGGCGATGGGACACATCGTGATGGCCGACGTCGAGGGCAACGAGTTCTGCCTCGACTGA
- the map gene encoding type I methionyl aminopeptidase, translating to MPERAPLTPGVQSPPRPVPASIVRPEYVGKPAPKRDTGNGVRSPEVIEAMRKASRIAAQALEEGGKAVKPGNTTDDIDRVVHEFLLDHGAYPSTLGYRGFPKSCCTSLNEVICHGIPDSTVIQDGDICNIDVTAYIDGVHGDTNATFLAGDVSEEVRLLVERTREATHRAIKAVRPGRQLNVIGRVIESYAKRFGYGVVRDFTGHGVGPAFHTAPTVLHYEEPSVTTIIEPNMTFTIEPMITLGTIDYDVWDDDWTVTTKDKKWTAQFEHTVLVTEDGVEILTLP from the coding sequence ATGCCCGAACGTGCACCTCTGACGCCCGGCGTCCAGTCTCCGCCGCGCCCCGTTCCCGCGTCCATCGTCCGCCCCGAGTACGTCGGCAAGCCCGCGCCGAAGCGGGACACCGGCAACGGTGTGCGCTCGCCCGAGGTCATCGAGGCGATGCGCAAGGCGAGCCGGATCGCGGCGCAGGCGCTCGAGGAGGGCGGCAAGGCCGTCAAGCCGGGCAACACCACCGACGACATCGACCGCGTGGTGCACGAGTTCCTGCTCGACCACGGCGCGTACCCGTCGACGCTGGGCTATCGCGGTTTCCCGAAGTCGTGCTGCACGTCGCTGAACGAGGTGATCTGCCACGGGATCCCCGACTCGACCGTCATCCAGGACGGCGACATCTGCAACATCGACGTCACCGCCTACATCGACGGCGTGCACGGCGACACCAACGCCACCTTCCTCGCGGGCGACGTCTCGGAGGAGGTGCGCCTGCTGGTCGAGCGCACCCGCGAGGCCACCCACCGCGCCATCAAGGCGGTGCGGCCCGGCCGGCAGCTCAACGTCATCGGCCGCGTCATCGAGTCGTACGCGAAGCGGTTCGGCTACGGCGTCGTGCGGGACTTCACCGGTCACGGCGTGGGGCCGGCGTTCCACACGGCCCCGACGGTGCTCCACTACGAGGAACCGTCGGTGACGACGATCATCGAACCGAACATGACGTTCACGATCGAGCCGATGATCACACTCGGCACGATCGACTACGACGTGTGGGACGACGACTGGACGGTCACCACCAAGGACAAGAAGTGGACCGCCCAGTTCGAGCACACCGTGCTGGTCACCGAAGACGGCGTGGAAATCCTCACGTTGCCCTGA
- a CDS encoding helix-turn-helix domain-containing protein — MTETRPEYATDARRLLELLSAGASSDELARVPADSGTMQLAMQIRRTLDAHSRREAELTALFATASDLARLRDLDAVLRSIVRRARMLLGADVSYLTLNDHSDDGSTYMRVTDGSASAMFQQLRLGVGEGLGGLVAQTARPYATRDYPSDERFDHTGAIDDAVNDEGLVAILGVPLSLGEHVIGVLFASERRPRSFSPDEVALLSSFADHAAIAIDNARLIEESTAALAELGEANKKIKAHHESLARAQDAHDRLTQLVLGGADVPEVAAAVASVLGGGIVVRDAEGAELGRAGTGRTTSASVASRALSRALAASRAAGKAIADGDEWVCAVMAGPQLLGSITLTGRPDLGDADRRLFERSSVVAALLLLLRRSAAEAEDRVRGELVADLLTAPERDPQTLLDRGRRLGVDLSAPHAVLTLHAEGVSRARLTTVAARRAALAGVFAEQVVMLVDTDKPGELARRTASELSAALGCRVTVGAAGPASGPAELARAHAESVRCVRALLALGRQGHGAAPEDLGFVGLVLGDRADVEAFVRSTLGPVLDYDAARGTELLRTLRAYFAAGGNLTRAKDELHVHVNTVAQRLERIGSLLGADWQQPDRALELQLALRLHTLST; from the coding sequence GTGACCGAGACACGTCCGGAGTACGCGACGGACGCCCGGCGACTGCTGGAACTGCTGTCCGCGGGCGCGAGCAGTGACGAACTCGCTCGTGTGCCCGCGGACAGCGGCACGATGCAGCTCGCTATGCAGATCCGGCGGACGCTCGACGCGCACAGCCGACGCGAAGCCGAGCTGACCGCGCTGTTCGCCACGGCGAGCGACCTGGCGAGGTTGCGGGATCTCGACGCGGTGCTGCGTTCGATCGTCCGCCGGGCCCGCATGCTGTTGGGGGCGGACGTCTCGTACCTCACGCTGAACGACCACTCCGACGACGGCAGCACGTACATGCGGGTGACGGACGGCTCGGCGTCTGCGATGTTCCAGCAGCTCCGGCTCGGTGTGGGGGAAGGGCTGGGCGGTCTGGTGGCCCAGACCGCCCGCCCGTACGCCACCCGCGACTACCCGAGCGACGAGCGGTTCGACCACACGGGCGCGATCGACGACGCGGTGAACGACGAGGGTCTGGTCGCGATCCTGGGAGTGCCGCTGTCGCTCGGGGAGCACGTGATCGGCGTGTTGTTCGCCTCGGAACGCCGACCGCGGTCCTTCTCCCCGGACGAGGTGGCGTTGCTGTCGTCGTTCGCCGACCACGCCGCGATCGCCATCGACAACGCGCGGCTGATCGAGGAGAGCACGGCCGCGCTCGCGGAATTGGGTGAGGCGAACAAGAAGATCAAGGCTCACCACGAGAGCCTCGCGCGAGCGCAGGACGCGCACGACCGGTTGACCCAGCTGGTGCTGGGTGGGGCGGACGTCCCCGAGGTGGCGGCGGCGGTGGCGTCGGTGCTCGGCGGTGGGATCGTGGTGCGCGATGCCGAGGGCGCGGAGCTCGGCCGCGCGGGGACGGGGCGGACCACCTCCGCGTCGGTCGCGTCCCGAGCGCTCTCCCGGGCACTCGCCGCCTCGCGTGCGGCGGGGAAGGCCATCGCCGACGGTGACGAGTGGGTGTGCGCGGTGATGGCCGGGCCCCAGTTGCTCGGCAGCATCACCCTCACCGGCCGTCCCGATCTGGGCGACGCCGACCGCCGGTTGTTCGAACGGTCCAGTGTGGTGGCCGCGCTGCTGTTGCTGCTGCGTCGCTCGGCCGCCGAGGCGGAGGACCGGGTGCGGGGTGAACTCGTGGCCGACCTGCTCACAGCGCCCGAACGGGACCCGCAGACCCTGCTCGACCGGGGTCGCAGGCTGGGTGTGGACCTGAGCGCTCCCCACGCCGTGCTGACCCTGCACGCCGAGGGCGTGTCCCGGGCGCGGTTGACGACCGTGGCGGCCCGTCGGGCAGCACTCGCCGGCGTGTTCGCCGAGCAGGTCGTGATGCTGGTCGACACGGACAAGCCCGGCGAGCTCGCGCGGCGGACGGCCTCCGAGCTCAGCGCCGCGCTGGGCTGCCGGGTCACGGTCGGCGCCGCGGGACCGGCGTCGGGACCCGCGGAGCTGGCCCGTGCGCACGCCGAGTCGGTGCGGTGTGTCCGCGCGCTGCTGGCTCTGGGCAGGCAGGGGCACGGCGCGGCTCCCGAGGACCTGGGTTTCGTGGGCCTGGTGCTCGGCGACCGTGCCGACGTCGAGGCGTTCGTGCGGAGCACCCTCGGCCCGGTGCTCGACTACGACGCCGCCCGCGGGACCGAGTTGCTGCGGACGTTGCGTGCCTACTTCGCCGCGGGAGGAAACCTCACCCGCGCCAAGGACGAGCTCCACGTGCACGTCAACACGGTCGCCCAGCGGCTGGAGCGCATCGGGTCGCTGCTCGGAGCGGACTGGCAGCAGCCCGACCGGGCGCTCGAACTGCAACTGGCGCTGCGCCTGCACACGCTCTCGACCTGA
- a CDS encoding 3-hydroxybutyrate dehydrogenase: MSTSLLTGKTALVTGGANGIGRACVAALSDAGATVHLVDVNGDAAKDVASAHDAVAHVVDLTDPDAVESLPRAVDILVNNAGVQHIAPIEEFPPERFTFLQQLMVTAPFLLMRHCLPSMYERGWGRLVNISSVHGLRASPNKSAYVAAKHALEGLSKVAAVEGAAHGVTSNCVNPGYVRTDLVSNQIEAQAASRGISPDEVLDEVFLHRTAVKRLIEPEEVAALVVWLCKEEAGYLTGASLPVDGGWTAT, translated from the coding sequence ATGTCGACCAGCCTCTTGACCGGGAAAACGGCCCTCGTCACCGGCGGCGCGAACGGTATCGGACGAGCCTGTGTCGCGGCGTTGAGTGACGCCGGGGCCACGGTGCACCTCGTCGATGTCAACGGCGACGCCGCGAAGGACGTGGCGTCCGCTCACGACGCCGTGGCCCACGTCGTCGACCTGACCGACCCGGACGCCGTCGAGTCGCTGCCGCGCGCTGTCGACATCCTCGTGAACAACGCGGGTGTGCAGCACATCGCGCCCATCGAGGAGTTCCCGCCCGAGCGGTTCACGTTCCTCCAGCAGCTGATGGTCACGGCGCCGTTCCTGCTGATGCGCCACTGCCTGCCCTCGATGTACGAGCGCGGGTGGGGGCGTCTCGTCAACATCTCCAGCGTCCACGGGCTGCGCGCCAGCCCGAACAAGTCCGCCTACGTGGCCGCCAAGCACGCCCTGGAGGGGCTGTCCAAGGTGGCGGCGGTGGAGGGCGCCGCGCACGGCGTGACCAGCAACTGCGTGAATCCCGGCTACGTCCGCACCGACCTCGTCAGCAACCAGATCGAGGCGCAGGCCGCGTCGCGGGGGATCTCCCCGGACGAGGTCCTCGACGAGGTGTTCCTGCACCGCACCGCCGTCAAGCGGCTCATCGAGCCGGAGGAGGTGGCCGCTCTGGTGGTGTGGCTGTGCAAGGAGGAGGCCGGCTACCTCACCGGGGCGTCCCTGCCGGTCGACGGCGGCTGGACCGCCACCTGA
- a CDS encoding FadR/GntR family transcriptional regulator, with translation MPLSSTRRTGLVDQVIEQLRDAVRQGEWAIGDRIPTEPELAASLDVGRNTVREAVRALAHSGLLDVRQGQGTYVRATSEVSGALRRLCASRLREALHVRRLLEVEAARLAATERTDDDLAVLRRLLDERDALWSQGDLDAFARTDAAFHLAVAKAAHNDVLSELCRGLTEVVASSVATTCRADAHEPEPADHRSVVDAIAARDADRAARHTREFLDHLLARHPAER, from the coding sequence GTGCCGTTGTCCTCCACCCGGCGGACCGGACTCGTCGACCAAGTCATCGAGCAGTTGCGCGACGCGGTACGACAGGGCGAATGGGCGATCGGGGACCGGATACCCACCGAACCCGAGCTGGCCGCCAGTCTCGACGTGGGCCGCAACACCGTACGCGAGGCCGTCCGCGCGCTCGCCCACAGCGGTCTGCTCGACGTGCGGCAGGGCCAGGGCACCTACGTCCGAGCCACCAGCGAGGTGTCCGGTGCGCTGCGGCGGCTCTGCGCATCACGGCTGCGGGAGGCGTTGCACGTCCGTCGCCTGCTCGAGGTCGAGGCGGCCCGACTGGCCGCCACCGAGCGCACCGACGACGACCTGGCCGTGCTGCGACGGCTTCTCGACGAGCGCGACGCGCTGTGGTCACAGGGTGACCTGGACGCCTTCGCCCGCACGGACGCCGCCTTCCACCTGGCTGTCGCGAAGGCCGCGCACAACGACGTGCTCAGCGAACTCTGTCGCGGGCTGACCGAGGTGGTGGCGTCGAGCGTGGCCACCACCTGCCGCGCCGACGCGCACGAACCCGAGCCCGCCGACCACCGCAGTGTCGTCGACGCGATCGCGGCGAGGGACGCCGACCGCGCCGCCCGCCACACCCGCGAGTTCCTCGACCACCTGCTGGCCCGGCACCCCGCCGAACGCTGA
- a CDS encoding Uma2 family endonuclease has protein sequence MSAAIVDTPLDWSDLVRTWRELDVPEGWRPEVTIEGIRMSPPPGGQHNLIAGRLHRQLVSGTPDGSEVFQTLGVSVPVVGGIYVPDLCVVPLIRVPHGAEPVPSEHVLLAIEITSAGNAQHDRSRKRWAYAHGGIGQYLLVDPHDPEGPAVTLFGAPGEGVYRRACRVPFGETIALASPFELELDTAEF, from the coding sequence ATGAGCGCTGCGATCGTCGACACGCCGTTGGACTGGAGCGACCTGGTACGCACCTGGCGAGAGCTGGACGTGCCGGAGGGGTGGCGGCCCGAGGTGACGATCGAGGGGATCCGAATGTCGCCACCCCCTGGGGGACAGCACAACCTGATCGCCGGCCGACTGCATCGGCAGTTGGTGTCAGGGACACCGGACGGTAGCGAGGTGTTCCAGACGCTGGGCGTCAGCGTGCCCGTGGTCGGCGGCATCTACGTTCCGGATCTCTGTGTCGTCCCGCTAATCCGTGTGCCGCATGGGGCGGAGCCCGTGCCGTCCGAACACGTGCTGCTCGCCATCGAGATCACGTCGGCAGGCAACGCGCAGCACGATCGGTCCCGCAAGAGATGGGCGTACGCGCACGGCGGCATCGGGCAGTACCTGCTGGTCGACCCGCACGATCCGGAGGGGCCCGCCGTCACGCTGTTCGGTGCGCCCGGCGAGGGTGTATACCGACGGGCCTGCAGGGTGCCGTTCGGGGAGACGATCGCACTGGCGTCGCCGTTCGAGCTCGAGTTGGACACGGCCGAGTTCTGA
- a CDS encoding helix-turn-helix transcriptional regulator — MTGTTERVLRLLALLQRRPSWTATELATELGVTDRSVRRDIERLRALGYPVHATAGVGGGYRLGAGTRLPPLLLDDEEAIAMAVSLRLAAGGTVAGASEAALRSLAKLDQVMPARLRAEIRAVHGATDTLVGPGVEVSPEVLVTLARACRDTVRVRFTYTGRDAADSERTVEPVRMVTTARRWYLMAWDVERGDWRTFRLDRMHDVVATTWQFRPRPHPDPLAYVQRSVTASPYRHVARVRVHATPDQVRALVPPQVGRVEDDRDGWCVLVAGGDDLNWLALHVARLGFEARVLDPPELRGAVELLARRLSAMAEEQPRQS, encoded by the coding sequence GTGACCGGAACGACGGAGCGGGTGCTGCGACTGTTGGCGCTGCTCCAGCGCAGGCCCTCCTGGACCGCTACCGAGCTGGCGACGGAGCTCGGGGTCACCGACCGCTCCGTGCGACGCGACATCGAACGCCTTCGCGCCCTCGGCTATCCCGTGCACGCGACGGCGGGCGTCGGCGGCGGCTACCGGCTCGGGGCGGGCACCCGGCTGCCCCCGTTGCTCCTCGACGACGAGGAGGCGATCGCGATGGCCGTGTCACTGCGACTGGCGGCGGGCGGCACGGTCGCCGGGGCGAGCGAGGCCGCACTGCGATCACTCGCGAAACTCGACCAGGTGATGCCCGCGCGCCTGCGCGCGGAGATCCGTGCCGTGCACGGCGCCACCGACACGCTCGTCGGTCCCGGTGTCGAGGTCTCTCCCGAGGTGCTGGTGACGCTCGCCCGAGCCTGCCGCGACACCGTCCGGGTGCGGTTCACCTACACCGGCCGCGACGCCGCCGACAGCGAGCGGACCGTGGAGCCGGTGCGGATGGTCACCACCGCCCGCCGCTGGTACCTGATGGCCTGGGACGTCGAGCGCGGCGACTGGCGCACGTTCCGGCTGGACCGGATGCACGACGTCGTGGCCACGACCTGGCAGTTCCGGCCCCGACCGCATCCGGATCCGCTCGCGTACGTGCAGCGCTCCGTCACCGCGTCGCCCTACCGCCACGTCGCCCGCGTGCGGGTGCACGCGACACCGGATCAGGTACGGGCGCTGGTTCCGCCCCAGGTGGGGCGGGTCGAAGACGACCGCGACGGCTGGTGCGTGCTCGTCGCCGGAGGCGACGACCTAAACTGGCTCGCCCTGCACGTCGCGCGACTGGGTTTCGAGGCGCGCGTGCTGGATCCGCCGGAGTTGCGCGGCGCCGTCGAACTCCTCGCCCGCCGACTCTCGGCCATGGCGGAGGAACAGCCGCGGCAGTCCTAG
- a CDS encoding M50 family metallopeptidase, with protein MLVYILGVALFALGICVSVALHEAGHMVAAKSFGMKVRRYFVGFGPTVFSVKRGETEYGLKWIPLGGFCDIAGMTALDEVTPDEAPRAMWRFKTWKRTVVLAAGSFTHFVLGFIVLYFMAISMGLPNISDKPVIDEVSDCVRSASTPEEWNDPTCGPADPAPAKAAGVQPGDEVVAINGTPTDTWQDLLAAVQKSEGPTEFRVLRDGEALNLTVDVTQVTRPTTEGGTEQVGAIGASQALMLPHGPVEAFGGSAAFTGELLVQTWQRLLEFPEKIPAVVEAIFGGERDPETPVSVVGASRIGGEAVEQGLWEVFLLLLASLNFFVGIFNLLPLLPLDGGHIAVTWYERVRDWIRKRRGKAAGGPVDYTKLNAVTSVVIVIGGAIVLLTVTADIVNPIRLIQP; from the coding sequence GTGCTCGTCTACATCCTGGGGGTCGCGCTCTTCGCGCTCGGCATCTGCGTCTCCGTCGCGCTGCACGAGGCCGGTCACATGGTGGCCGCCAAGTCGTTCGGCATGAAGGTGCGTCGCTACTTCGTGGGCTTCGGACCGACGGTCTTCTCGGTCAAGCGCGGCGAGACCGAGTACGGCCTGAAGTGGATTCCGCTGGGCGGGTTCTGCGACATCGCCGGGATGACGGCGTTGGACGAGGTCACCCCCGACGAGGCGCCGCGGGCGATGTGGCGGTTCAAGACCTGGAAGCGCACCGTGGTGCTGGCGGCCGGGTCGTTCACGCACTTCGTACTCGGCTTCATCGTGCTGTACTTCATGGCCATCTCGATGGGCCTGCCCAACATCTCCGACAAGCCGGTGATCGACGAGGTGTCCGACTGCGTCCGCAGCGCCAGCACGCCGGAGGAGTGGAACGACCCGACGTGCGGGCCTGCCGACCCGGCTCCGGCCAAGGCGGCCGGGGTGCAGCCGGGCGACGAGGTCGTGGCGATCAACGGCACGCCCACCGACACCTGGCAGGACCTGCTGGCGGCGGTGCAGAAGTCCGAGGGGCCCACCGAGTTCCGGGTGCTGCGCGACGGTGAGGCGTTGAACCTCACGGTCGACGTCACCCAGGTGACCCGGCCGACGACCGAGGGCGGCACGGAACAGGTGGGGGCCATCGGCGCCTCCCAGGCGCTCATGCTTCCGCACGGGCCCGTCGAGGCGTTCGGAGGCTCGGCCGCGTTCACCGGCGAACTGCTCGTGCAGACCTGGCAGCGGCTGCTGGAGTTCCCGGAGAAGATCCCCGCGGTCGTGGAGGCGATCTTCGGCGGCGAACGCGACCCGGAGACGCCCGTCAGCGTGGTGGGTGCCAGCCGGATCGGCGGTGAGGCCGTCGAACAGGGCTTGTGGGAGGTGTTCCTCCTGCTGCTCGCGAGCCTGAACTTCTTCGTCGGCATCTTCAACCTGCTGCCCCTGCTGCCGCTCGACGGCGGCCACATCGCGGTGACCTGGTACGAGCGGGTGCGCGACTGGATCCGCAAGCGACGGGGCAAGGCCGCGGGCGGCCCCGTCGACTATACGAAGCTCAACGCGGTCACGAGCGTCGTGATCGTCATCGGGGGCGCGATCGTGCTACTCACCGTGACGGCCGACATCGTCAACCCGATCAGGCTCATCCAACCGTAG
- the ispG gene encoding flavodoxin-dependent (E)-4-hydroxy-3-methylbut-2-enyl-diphosphate synthase, which translates to MTVDLGLPATPPPVLSERRKTRQLQVGSVGVGSDHPISVQSMTTTVTADVNSTLQQIAELTAAGCDIVRVACPSADDAEALPAIAKKSKIPVIADIHFQPKYVFAAIEAGCAAVRVNPGNIKKFDDKVKEIAQSAKDHGTPIRIGVNAGSLDPRLMKKYGKATPEALAESALWEASLFAEHDFHDLKISVKHNDPVVMVRAYEILAEQCDYPLHLGVTEAGPAFQGTIKSAVAFGALLRQGIGDTIRVSLSSPPVEEVKVGHQILQSLNLRPRKLEIVSCPSCGRAQVDVYKLADEVTAGLEGLEVPLRVAVMGCVVNGPGEAREADLGVASGNGKGQIFVKGEVIKTVPEHQIVETLISEAMRIAEENGHVDGSGEPIVTVS; encoded by the coding sequence ATGACCGTCGACCTGGGTTTGCCCGCCACACCGCCTCCCGTTCTCTCCGAACGTCGCAAGACCCGACAGCTACAGGTCGGATCCGTCGGCGTCGGGAGTGACCACCCGATCTCCGTGCAGTCGATGACGACCACGGTCACCGCGGACGTCAACTCCACGCTGCAGCAGATCGCGGAGTTGACCGCGGCGGGCTGCGACATCGTGCGGGTGGCCTGCCCCAGCGCCGACGACGCCGAGGCCCTGCCCGCGATCGCGAAGAAGTCGAAGATCCCGGTGATCGCCGACATCCACTTCCAGCCGAAGTACGTCTTCGCCGCCATCGAGGCCGGATGCGCGGCGGTGCGCGTGAACCCGGGCAACATCAAGAAGTTCGACGACAAGGTCAAGGAGATCGCGCAGTCCGCGAAGGACCACGGCACTCCCATCCGCATCGGGGTCAACGCCGGGTCGCTCGACCCGCGGCTGATGAAGAAGTACGGCAAGGCCACCCCGGAGGCGCTGGCCGAGTCGGCGCTGTGGGAGGCCTCGCTGTTCGCCGAGCACGACTTCCACGACCTGAAGATCTCGGTGAAGCACAACGACCCGGTCGTGATGGTGCGCGCCTACGAGATCCTCGCCGAGCAGTGCGACTACCCGCTCCACCTGGGTGTCACCGAGGCCGGCCCCGCGTTCCAGGGCACGATCAAGTCGGCCGTGGCCTTCGGTGCGCTGCTGCGGCAGGGCATCGGCGACACCATCCGCGTGTCGCTGTCGTCGCCGCCCGTGGAGGAGGTGAAGGTCGGCCACCAGATCCTGCAGTCGCTGAACCTTCGTCCTCGCAAGCTGGAGATCGTGTCGTGCCCGTCGTGCGGGCGCGCGCAGGTCGACGTGTACAAGCTGGCCGACGAGGTCACCGCGGGCCTGGAGGGGCTGGAGGTGCCGCTGCGGGTCGCGGTGATGGGCTGCGTCGTGAACGGCCCCGGCGAGGCTCGCGAGGCGGACCTCGGCGTGGCCTCGGGCAACGGCAAGGGTCAGATCTTCGTCAAGGGCGAGGTCATCAAGACCGTCCCGGAACACCAGATCGTGGAGACGCTCATCAGCGAGGCCATGCGGATCGCCGAGGAGAACGGCCACGTCGACGGCAGTGGGGAACCGATCGTCACGGTGAGCTGA
- a CDS encoding MFS transporter produces MFSPKTSIKRVVAASMIGTTVEWYDFFLYGSAAALVFNTQFFPDSDPLVGTMLAFATLAVGFIARPLGGLVFGHYGDKVGRKKLLVLSLLMMGGATFAMGLLPTYATIGVGAPLLLVLLRLVQGFAVGGEWGGAVLIVSEHGDDRRRGFWASWPQAGVPAGNLLATAVLAILAVVQSDEAFLSWGWRIPFLLSGLLVLIGMWIRLAVEESPLFVEAAKKAAEQPAAVEKAPIVAVFKNSWRQVLIAMGARFAENVSYYVITAFVLVYLTTHLELPKSLGLNAVLVGSAIHFITIPMWGWLSDVIGRRTVYLFGTVTMLVWSFLFFPMLDGATPFTTIAAVSIGLFLHGAMYGPQAAFFSELFGTKVRYSGASIGYQLASIAAGGVAPLIATALLDGYGTSLPISIYVAATCVVTFIAVYFAKETRGTSLADTDREPSVAA; encoded by the coding sequence ATGTTTTCACCGAAAACCTCGATCAAACGAGTGGTCGCCGCGAGCATGATCGGCACCACGGTCGAGTGGTACGACTTCTTCCTCTACGGCTCGGCCGCCGCGCTCGTCTTCAACACGCAGTTCTTCCCCGACAGCGACCCGCTCGTCGGGACGATGCTCGCCTTCGCGACCCTCGCCGTGGGCTTCATCGCGAGGCCCCTGGGTGGTCTCGTGTTCGGCCACTACGGCGACAAGGTCGGCCGTAAGAAGCTGCTCGTGCTCAGCCTCCTGATGATGGGCGGCGCGACCTTCGCCATGGGCCTTCTGCCCACCTACGCCACGATCGGGGTCGGCGCGCCGTTGCTGCTGGTGCTGCTGCGCCTGGTCCAGGGCTTCGCCGTCGGTGGCGAATGGGGTGGTGCCGTGCTCATCGTGTCCGAGCACGGCGACGACCGCAGGCGCGGATTCTGGGCGTCGTGGCCGCAGGCCGGTGTTCCCGCCGGCAACCTCCTCGCCACGGCGGTGCTGGCCATCCTCGCGGTCGTGCAGAGCGACGAGGCGTTCCTCTCGTGGGGCTGGCGCATCCCGTTCTTGCTGTCCGGCCTGCTGGTGCTGATCGGCATGTGGATCAGGCTTGCGGTCGAGGAGTCCCCGCTGTTCGTCGAGGCCGCCAAGAAGGCCGCGGAGCAGCCTGCCGCCGTGGAGAAGGCCCCGATCGTCGCGGTGTTCAAGAACAGCTGGCGTCAGGTGCTCATCGCCATGGGTGCCCGGTTCGCCGAGAACGTGTCGTACTACGTCATCACGGCGTTCGTGCTGGTCTACCTGACGACGCACCTCGAGCTGCCGAAGTCGCTCGGCCTGAACGCCGTGCTCGTCGGGTCCGCCATCCACTTCATCACGATCCCGATGTGGGGCTGGTTGTCCGACGTGATCGGCCGCCGGACCGTCTACCTGTTCGGCACCGTCACCATGCTCGTGTGGAGCTTCCTGTTCTTCCCGATGCTCGACGGGGCGACGCCGTTCACCACGATCGCGGCGGTGTCGATCGGTCTGTTCCTGCACGGCGCGATGTACGGGCCGCAGGCGGCGTTCTTCTCCGAGCTGTTCGGCACCAAGGTCCGCTACTCGGGCGCCTCGATCGGCTACCAGCTGGCCTCGATCGCGGCCGGTGGTGTCGCTCCGCTGATCGCGACGGCGTTGCTCGACGGGTACGGCACGAGCCTGCCCATCTCGATCTACGTGGCCGCCACCTGTGTGGTGACTTTCATCGCCGTCTACTTCGCGAAGGAGACCCGTGGTACCTCGCTCGCCGACACCGATCGCGAGCCTTCGGTGGCAGCATGA
- a CDS encoding GNAT family N-acetyltransferase, giving the protein MLRLAGARLLDDRDYPAVRALLAADPVGSCMVAARVELAGLDPWRLGGELWGADSRRRLGGLQGLCFVGPNLIPLRGNPAALRSFADRALRRPRACSSLVGPADEVLGLWSELVDEWGPAREVRPDQPLMALDDTPSVAPDPEVRAVRPEEIDVYFPAAVAMFREEVGVDPRLGDGGAGYRARVTELISSGRAFARFERGEVVFKAEIGAMSGSVGQIQGVWVHPRHRGRGLGAAGTAAVAERLVRGFGRVASLYVNSFNTPALAAYRRVGFRQVGRYATVLF; this is encoded by the coding sequence GTGTTGCGGCTGGCCGGTGCGAGGCTGCTCGATGACAGGGACTACCCGGCGGTTCGTGCGCTGCTCGCGGCGGACCCGGTGGGCAGTTGCATGGTGGCCGCGCGGGTCGAGCTCGCCGGTCTCGACCCGTGGCGGTTGGGTGGCGAACTGTGGGGCGCCGACAGTCGCCGGCGCCTCGGCGGGCTCCAGGGCCTGTGTTTCGTGGGCCCCAACCTGATCCCGTTGCGAGGCAACCCGGCCGCGCTGCGCTCGTTCGCCGACCGGGCGTTGCGGAGGCCCCGTGCGTGCTCGTCGCTGGTGGGCCCGGCCGACGAGGTGCTGGGTCTGTGGTCCGAGCTGGTGGACGAGTGGGGGCCCGCGCGGGAGGTGCGTCCCGACCAGCCGCTCATGGCGCTCGACGACACCCCGTCGGTGGCGCCCGATCCCGAGGTCCGCGCGGTGCGGCCGGAGGAGATCGACGTGTACTTTCCCGCCGCCGTCGCGATGTTCCGCGAGGAGGTGGGTGTCGACCCCCGGCTCGGCGACGGGGGAGCGGGGTACCGGGCGCGCGTCACCGAGCTGATTTCCTCGGGGCGGGCGTTCGCGCGTTTCGAACGCGGAGAGGTCGTCTTCAAGGCCGAGATCGGCGCGATGTCGGGCAGCGTGGGCCAGATCCAGGGCGTATGGGTCCACCCGAGGCATCGGGGGCGTGGACTCGGGGCGGCCGGGACGGCGGCTGTGGCCGAACGCCTCGTACGCGGCTTCGGCCGGGTCGCGAGCCTGTATGTGAACTCGTTCAACACGCCCGCGTTGGCCGCGTACCGCAGGGTCGGATTCCGGCAGGTCGGCCGGTACGCGACGGTGCTCTTCTAG